A segment of the Saccharomyces kudriavzevii IFO 1802 strain IFO1802 genome assembly, chromosome: 2 genome:
tccttcccAATGcaatatcttcattattGCCCCCGATAAGTAAATGCAAAATTGTTAAAAGTACATTCTGCAGTTGAATGGAATTATACTTGAAAACATAATTTTCATAAATTGGTGCTATTAGATTATTCCAAAAGAGATCAAACATGTCCGTAGATAGGTTCTTATTGCTTGTGAATGCAGTGTAGACGACACCCAAAAAGTGGTAGATTATTCCTTCTCTAGCGCTTGGATCATTTACATATGGCAATGTCATTTGAAAGGGCGCTTGTAAGAGTAACAGTAACTTTTTATTcccttcttgatttttcaaagatatttttgtaCAGATGCAGTAGGTGACAATTCTCCAGACCTTGATGGACATAAGGCGAGTTTTTGGATGATCGTCGATAAAGCACATATTATTTAGACCAAACCAAAGTTCGTTCGATTCTGATGTTAGATCATAAACCCTTTTACCGTTATCATACAATAATCCAGTCATGGAAAGCCATAAATCCATGGCTAGTTTACTGTCATTTTTATTCACaatataatattttatttgatGTGTTAAAAGATGACCAATTGTTACTTTTTTCAGATCAGCAGCATCACTTGAATTTAACGATAGTTTAGATAAGAATTTTTCGGGAACTGTTTCGGTTATTGGTAGGACCATAACACATCGGTAAATTCTTTCATGTTCTTCAACGAAATCcaagcattttttcagtagtTCCAGTAGTACAACTATTGAAGTTATTAGAATCTTCATCGAATAAACTTCATCCCCAATAATGATTCTAGGTAAGACCTCACCTGGTAACCAAGAAGTCACTGTTTCAATCATTAACTCTGGATACTTACTCAAAAATCCCCTTATAAGGAGTAGTTTCTCATATATTAaattgttgctgttgattTCCATTATTTCAGTGAAAACTCTGATAATTGGCCTGATTTCGTCATTgctcaagaaaaaagtgcCAAATCTTTCATCTCTTAGGAAAGACACCTGTGCagttattattatcttATTCGAATTGTCGTTTTTTAAAGCATCGGCTGTCCAATTGTAGATAactttcaatttcttcaccaAATCTGGCCTCTTCATTAGCCACTTCATGATCTTGAAATTAGCCATAATAGCACCAAAAAATCGAACTATTTGAACGTACAGTCTAATTATaaatggattttttttttcactggAACTAAGCAACGTGTCCTGGGCAGTCCGTAGGTGTGGTATGCATATCTCAACGATGCCTTCTATATTAACAATGAGAACGTTGAATTTCTGATCAACTTCAGCAGCATTTTTATCAGTTAAAATGGGTATGATATTGTTGAATGTTGCGTACACTTCAAACCTCCTTGCCACATATTCTGCAGATTCTTGGCGTAGAATACCCAATCCACCCTCTATAGTCTCTTTAAATTCTGAAACGCTTTCACTTTCAACTAAGCTGTGGATTTCACCACTTACCCAATAATCTAAAGTACGGGGATTGATTCCAATAGGTTCCTTATAAGGTGATGTGAAAATATTTCCGTCGTGCATTTGATGTTGAGGACGCTGGAGTTTATTGTGGCTCAAATCACTTGCACTTCTCGTCGATGGCATTCTATTTCTTAAGATTGATTTTCCTGGCTTACTTGAGGGAGATGGCTTTGGTGAAGAACCTGGTACGTGATGAATTGGCGATGACTCTATCCGATCGGAAAAGGCCACACTCTTTGTCACTGGAGATGCATTGTCGCTATTAGAAGCAGATAACTCAGGAAGACTTTGCACTAGCTTATTGCCTGCATCTTGCAAGCATAAGCTCCTCTGATTTGCAGATGAATCATATTGATTGTTTTCATAATTGTTTGGAGATGCCAGCTTTCGCCTTTTCGGAGTTGGTGATAGGTCGCCTTGGACATGCATACGAGCCTGTGGGGATGGAGGAGGTGGTAAGTTGACCTTCATCCACGGAGAACTTCCATTGGAGCTGGCATCTTGCTGAGATCTACGAAGAATGTGCTGATCAATTCGATCAATCGtatgtttctttttatctgAGAAATCTTTGGACATTGCAAAaatgaccaaaaaaatccaaaataatGTCGATGAATATGGGAATTAACTTATATCCCTTTATAAAATGTTTTAGATGCTAGTGCGAGCAAATTGCACTTAAATTGCTTTACAAATACGTTATTGCTTTTTGATCTTCTTGCTGATGAGTCGCCAGTGAATAAAATTCGACGCGTCGGAAAATTATTGAAGCTTCTCACTAAGATAAATATGCCAAAGGAAATGATATGGGAAGAACTGACAAGTTGGAACATTGGAAAATTTAAGTAGTTCTTTTTACCGTTCTGCTTCTTACCAGTAAATTCGTCGGCCAATCATATAAATCTGATATGCCTATTATTGAAGCTAAGCATTTTCCAGGCTTTTTTATGATTTGTAATAAATAATACTTGTTCATTCATAAGGATTTAGTAtactatttttattcttttcttttttagaGAAAACATTATTACTTTACTGAACCAACACGTACTTCTATACCtatataatgaaaagttCATGAGTATTTCATATTAACTTCAGCTATACCCCTACAAATGATGTGCCAGTCTATATTCCTATCTTTGTCGTTACTACCATGTTTCTTCCACCACTTGAACAGCTCATATACGAAAAACAAGTTTGGCTGAATAATAACGTTCAACCTTCTTACTCTCACAAATAAGTATGCGCTTGCCAAATCACAGTGCAGATATCTCATGCATTCAGCAATACAAACTGTTGCGGATCTTGATACTCCGACCATGCAATGCACTAGAACTTTTCCTCCTGTCCTTTCAGAATCGCTAATAAAATCCAAAACTTTATctatttgatgaaaaagcGGATCTTTGCCATTATCGTCTAGGTTTTCGATCTGACATATTTGGAAACCAGAGTTTTCCTTTATCACTATGGTACTACCATTTTTCTGATTAAAATTGATTGTAGTACCAGCTCTGGGCCTACTTTTAGTGCCTAACATATTACTCGTGACATCATTGGTGTTCGTCATAGTAATAGCACGATGTGACCTTGTAGGGTAGACGGCTTTCTCATTATTTAGCGACCATGAAACGACTTCACCTACCGAAACTATGTGTGTAATTCCTAGATATCTAAGTAAAACAGGATTTTGGGCATGGTCCAGGGACCCCAAATATAAATGCTGTAGAATTTGAGATGGCAGGGGGCCCTTTAAGTTCACAAAATTAGACTCAGGGGGGATTTTCatgaagaatatattaCTGAAGAGTTCTGAAGATATGTGCAACTGAAAACTCTTGGTTCCATCTTTTAAAGAACTGGCAAATAGTTCTAGATTATCTTCTCTTTGTGGGCTAAATACGCGCAAAATGGACTGTAAGTGACCCAAGATTTGCAAATCTGATgggaagaggaaaaatgGTCTTGGGTGGAGTCTAAGAAGGGCATCTTGTAAAGGAATATCAAAATGGAATATAGTATATGCTGCTAATAGTAACGAAGTTTCTGTATATCCATCATTACAATGTAGAAATGTTAATAGCCCTTGAAATTGAGATACCTGATATATTAGATAACAGACATTCAGAAGAATTTCTACAGAttgaatattcaaatttccCAGGCCTATAGTACCTGAGGCAGGGAAAGTTAAATGCAAATATTCTTGTGAGTTTGATACATCATCATCCAATAGCAAACCCAAGCATGATTGAATTTTTGTTAATGATGGCATTGAGGAATTTGACGTACATTTAATAATTAATTTCCAAATC
Coding sequences within it:
- the PPS1 gene encoding tyrosine/serine/threonine protein phosphatase PPS1 (similar to Saccharomyces cerevisiae PPS1 (YBR276C); ancestral locus Anc_1.312), giving the protein MALEMPSLTPAELHNLVRLHQAAEWPECKKMFPWAHDISFGQPPDFPHSLAIVKSQSDANNSALLRGSLEVNDIFQSWKISTSLHRVGGSGETADEMEGFHYPNNADELLNLLKCQVRQVELHVDDIDLEKVAAYCEKHKVLPFLKVDPRGISLELRNDPRNKVGSSTFLKPSGQDVWNKRGLFRRFDLQCAKMVEMANNIVVYCSQNNNTTDKETESTAMGGHDGNCHHCTTLALLLRICLTFVQKGYVHCRESCYKTNLFICTYRNFNTDIPDSLIGTPLLEKDFFNNCTPLNLCSSPSEIVCFNNIDKNMALCEKLELDKLTSATRLDETGLICGNTTDWHNYQIVKKTNLSLPNHSQENMSVVSLRHLSYDPKNPIAFISQLYNIPDAKEIWKLIIKCTSNSSMPSLTKIQSCLGLLLDDDVSNSQEYLHLTFPASGTIGLGNLNIQSVEILLNVCYLIYQVSQFQGLLTFLHCNDGYTETSLLLAAYTIFHFDIPLQDALLRLHPRPFFLFPSDLQILGHLQSILRVFSPQREDNLELFASSLKDGTKSFQLHISSELFSNIFFMKIPPESNFVNLKGPLPSQILQHLYLGSLDHAQNPVLLRYLGITHIVSVGEVVSWSLNNEKAVYPTRSHRAITMTNTNDVTSNMLGTKSRPRAGTTINFNQKNGSTIVIKENSGFQICQIENLDDNGKDPLFHQIDKVLDFISDSERTGGKVLVHCMVGVSRSATVCIAECMRYLHCDLASAYLFVRVRRLNVIIQPNLFFVYELFKWWKKHGSNDKDRNIDWHIICRGIAEVNMKYS